A window from Capricornis sumatraensis isolate serow.1 chromosome 5, serow.2, whole genome shotgun sequence encodes these proteins:
- the TMEM213 gene encoding transmembrane protein 213, with protein sequence MKRLHLAPWASLVLGLAFLSFHPVYLAEASSGSNSTLTVHHPENLETLEQCPNADFCPQAARCCHTGVDEYGWIAAAVGWSLLFLTLILLCVDKLMKLTPDEPKDLQA encoded by the exons ATGAAGCGCCTCCACCTGGcaccctgggcctccctggtccTCGGCCTGGccttcctctccttccacccGGTTTACTTGGCAG aaGCAAGCAGCGGCAGCAACTCAACCTTGACCGTCCACCATCCAGAGAATCTTGAGACCCTGGAGCAGTGCCCCA ACGCTGACTTCTGCCCACAAGCAGCCCGGTGTTGCCACACGGGAGTAGATGAATACGGCTGGATCGCGGCGGCTGTTGGGTGGAGTCTTTTGTTTCTCACCCTCATCCTGCTCTGTGTGGACAAACTGATGAAGCTCACTCCAGATGAGCCCAAGGACTTGCAAGCCTGA